One Phaseolus vulgaris cultivar G19833 chromosome 2, P. vulgaris v2.0, whole genome shotgun sequence DNA window includes the following coding sequences:
- the LOC137813079 gene encoding probable anion transporter 5 has translation MKLPVRYLIVILTFFCTSVCYIERVGFSIGYTVAADGVGVNQSTKGTILSTFYYGYACSQVPGGWAAQRIGGRRVLLLSFLLWSLTCALIPLDPNRVMLLVVARLLVGVAQGFIFPSIHTVLAQWVPPHERSRSVSLTTSGMYLGAALGMLLLPTLVKFRGPQSVFLAEAALGASWSLLWFKYATDPKSTASGVGESVLPINKKMDSHNKKVLSAKIPWVKILTSLPVWAIVVNNFTFHYALYVLMNWLPTYFELGLKLSLQDMGSSKMMPYLNMFLFSNIGGVVADYLITRRILSVTKTRKFLNTVGFLVASLALVVIPSFRTSGGAVFCSSVALGFLALGRAGFAVNHMDVAPRYAGIVMGVSNTAGTLAGIVGVDLTGKLLEAAKAANSDLSSPESWRTVFLIPGFLCIFSSFVFLLFSTGERIFD, from the coding sequence ATGAAGCTCCCTGTGCGTTACTTGATTGTTATTTTGACCTTCTTCTGCACCTCAGTTTGCTACATCGAACGAGTTGGGTTCTCCATCGGGTACACAGTTGCTGCTGATGGTGTCGGGGTGAATCAATCGACCAAAGGTACAATACTGTCCACCTTCTATTACGGATACGCCTGTTCTCAAGTGCCCGGAGGATGGGCAGCTCAGAGAATCGGTGGTAGGAGGGTCCTGCTTCTTTCATTTCTGTTGTGGTCACTGACTTGTGCACTAATTCCTCTCGATCCCAATCGCGTTATGCTTTTAGTCGTCGCTCGTTTGCTCGTTGGTGTAGCACAGGGCTTTATTTTCCCTTCCATTCACACAGTTCTAGCTCAGTGGGTTCCCCCTCACGAGAGATCTAGATCCGTCTCTCTCACCACTTCTGGAATGTACCTAGGTGCAGCTCTTGGAATGCTTCTTCTTCCTACTCTGGTCAAGTTCAGAGGCCCTCAATCTGTGTTCCTTGCGGAGGCGGCATTGGGTGCTTCATGGTCTTTACTTTGGTTCAAATACGCCACTGATCCCAAATCCACTGCTTCTGGTGTTGGGGAATCAGTATTAcctatcaataaaaaaatggaCTCTCACAACAAAAAGGTACTTTCGGCCAAAATCCCCTGGGTCAAAATTTTAACCAGCTTGCCTGTGTGGGCAATCGTTGTGAACAACTTCACCTTTCACTATGCTTTATATGTGCTCATGAACTGGCTCCCAACCTACTTTGAATTGGGCCTTAAACTTAGCCTGCAAGACATGGGTTCCTCTAAAATGATGCCCTATCTCAACATGTTCCTGTTCTCCAACATTGGGGGTGTTGTTGCCGACTACTTGATCACCAGGAGAATATTATCTGTCACCAAAACCAGGAAATTCTTGAACACCGTAGGATTCTTGGTTGCTTCTCTTGCCTTGGTGGTGATTCCCAGTTTCAGAACTTCTGGTGGTGCTGTCTTCTGTTCTTCTGTGGCTCTTGGTTTCTTGGCACTTGGCAGAGCTGGGTTTGCGGTGAACCACATGGATGTTGCTCCCAGATACGCTGGAATAGTGATGGGTGTTTCTAATACTGCGGGTACGTTAGCTGGTATTGTGGGCGTTGACCTGACTGGGAAGCTTCTTGAAGCTGCTAAGGCTGCTAATTCTGATCTTTCAAGTCCAGAAAGCTGGAGAACAGTGTTTCTCATTCCTGGATTTTTATGCATTTTTAGTTCTTTTGTATTTCTACTTTTTTCAACTGGGGAGAGAATTTTTGATTGA